In one Mucilaginibacter ginsenosidivorax genomic region, the following are encoded:
- a CDS encoding DUF6088 family protein, whose protein sequence is MKVAEKIADKIAGMPDGSTFRYQELPIEREEYTAATKAIERLVKNGLITRASTGLFYKPKRSAFGILKPDEQELLKPYLFSAGKRIAYITGTLLYNRMGLTTQVPKNIKIATRDKRLELTLGNQKVTSIKSYADINDDNYRYLEYLDAIKDFKTIPDLNKEAAVRLLKDGIGKLEDRQLFKKLALKYPPRVRALAGALMELVSPTEDLNALRKSLNPLSTFEFGLNTTLLPNNTTWNIA, encoded by the coding sequence ATGAAAGTAGCCGAAAAAATTGCAGACAAGATTGCCGGGATGCCCGACGGCAGCACCTTCCGCTACCAGGAACTGCCGATAGAACGCGAGGAATATACTGCCGCGACGAAGGCTATCGAACGCCTGGTCAAAAACGGCCTGATCACACGCGCCTCAACCGGGCTGTTTTACAAGCCCAAACGCTCTGCTTTCGGTATTCTGAAACCCGATGAGCAGGAACTCCTGAAGCCCTATTTGTTTTCAGCCGGGAAAAGAATCGCATACATTACCGGGACGCTGTTGTATAACCGAATGGGGCTGACCACTCAAGTGCCTAAAAACATTAAAATTGCTACCCGCGATAAGCGCCTGGAACTGACGCTGGGTAACCAGAAGGTGACATCCATCAAAAGCTACGCAGATATCAATGATGATAATTACCGCTACCTCGAATACCTCGACGCCATCAAAGACTTTAAAACGATACCCGACCTCAACAAGGAAGCAGCGGTCCGGTTGTTAAAGGATGGCATCGGTAAATTGGAAGACCGCCAGCTTTTTAAGAAACTTGCCTTAAAATATCCGCCCCGCGTAAGGGCCTTGGCAGGGGCTTTGATGGAGCTTGTTAGCCCCACGGAAGACCTTAACGCCCTGCGTAAGAGCCTTAACCCACTCAGTACTTTTGAGTTCGGGCTGAACACGACCCTATTGCCAAACAACACCACCTGGAATATCGCCTGA
- a CDS encoding nucleotidyl transferase AbiEii/AbiGii toxin family protein: MTLHNNPELFKDAITATAQQMKIAEIYVEKDYWVTLALKTIFESEIGKEAVFKGGTALSKCYKLIERFSEDIDLVVLRHEGESDNQLKTKIRNLTNLVGTVMPEIEVEGITRKMGMNRKTAHAYAKGEFKGEFGQIREHIVVEATWLGNFEPYTTAEVSSFIAEMMRSNGQQALIEEYGLQAFTVRVLTKERTICEKIMSLVRFSYTEKPYEDLAKKIRHVYDIHMLLKDAAVAAFFDSEEFDKLLNMVGKDDILTYKNNNGWLSAPPQNAIIYAESEATWAAIRHPYRTTFKDLVTGSLPEEAELIATLQKIAKRLGSVKWNIGV, translated from the coding sequence ATGACCTTGCACAACAACCCGGAACTGTTTAAAGACGCGATCACTGCGACCGCCCAGCAAATGAAGATTGCCGAGATCTATGTTGAAAAGGATTACTGGGTCACGCTGGCGTTAAAAACCATTTTTGAATCTGAAATCGGAAAGGAGGCCGTATTTAAGGGAGGAACCGCACTGTCCAAATGCTATAAGTTGATCGAACGTTTTTCCGAGGACATCGACCTGGTCGTATTGCGGCATGAGGGCGAAAGTGATAACCAGCTTAAAACGAAAATCAGGAACTTGACCAACTTAGTAGGCACCGTCATGCCAGAGATCGAAGTCGAGGGAATTACCCGCAAGATGGGTATGAACCGAAAAACGGCACATGCGTATGCCAAAGGGGAATTCAAAGGCGAGTTTGGGCAGATCCGCGAACACATCGTTGTTGAAGCCACCTGGCTTGGTAACTTCGAGCCTTATACTACCGCTGAAGTCAGCAGCTTTATTGCCGAAATGATGCGAAGCAATGGGCAACAGGCATTGATCGAGGAATATGGGTTACAGGCCTTCACTGTGAGAGTGCTGACTAAAGAGCGCACGATTTGTGAAAAGATCATGAGCCTGGTCAGGTTTTCATACACCGAAAAACCTTATGAAGACCTCGCTAAAAAGATCAGGCACGTTTATGATATACATATGTTGCTGAAAGATGCAGCCGTCGCCGCCTTTTTTGATTCAGAAGAGTTTGATAAGTTATTGAACATGGTCGGCAAAGATGATATTTTGACTTACAAGAATAACAACGGCTGGCTAAGCGCCCCGCCGCAAAACGCCATTATCTACGCCGAGTCAGAAGCGACCTGGGCGGCGATCCGCCATCCCTACCGGACGACATTTAAAGATTTAGTGACCGGTAGCCTGCCGGAAGAAGCCGAATTAATCGCCACCTTGCAGAAGATAGCAAAGCGGCTGGGATCTGTAAAGTGGAACATCGGTGTTTAA
- a CDS encoding AAA family ATPase, with protein sequence MKILSVKFLNLNSLSGAHEIRFDKAPFTDSGLFAITGPTGAGKTTLLDAITVALYGRVHRHEKDVEETMSRHTAESYAEVEFEVKDKIYRAKWSQKRARGKIDGNLLGEKMELSEVSTGKILGDHTLKNTKAAIVELSGLDYHQFLRSVILSQGDFTKFLKANENERSELLEKITDTGIYSKISSYIFIRQRIEKEKLDSLTEKLEDTVVLSAEELQSHHARLTELGINEKNQKAEVAKIQSQITWVAAINNLTKNVEQQVAELSEKETLHIEKQKDFHALTQHELAVGFRPQLIEIKTIREQADGIHSELGKLTDALPGYQASAETALSELQLAVTTAGQAQEELTAKGPLLEKISRMDTGLQSLSRQVGQLKISVQQAKQIVDDLKFKKEQRVLTAGQLVEQISQLENWLLENEKDKGLEASIATLKQYQQRLNEQETGIQGLIAQKGQAQLAEQTALHQAEQNEAEITKYGKELKEKQLLVDSLTIELGKVLDGKTRESIADDCLQLPSIVQLYEQQHRTAINYNNLLIQRYELTNAIANLKSGVDQKTSALKTLESEYKSAKEQLADLRELVLIQERIHKYEADRDTLKDGEPCPLCGAVHHPYITDQVGARITLAEQKRNDQETLVNKLSQQLQDAALALNTQAVTMSGKEKELTGVSGTLTALQDEFSVDNVKLPTSLAIDKPEEIIVVISAKQKLLDALKNQMLTVGTTEKQLQTAQNSYATAKQKLQDAQGESLMIAERINRYQAELARVADLLVETNQKRESVRSLITNLLQPLGLSIEEPRSEQILINRAATYAKSTQDVQQLLVQQSALKSEIASIETTLNIRQTEWETAGGNLKSEENQLQRKRSERTGLFGDKDPIVERSRLEQAVSVAIKQKDTAQENRQHKKQLADQTAGRIAEEKNEHASLLSKLENLNTNLLALLNEKGITDISTLQTLFLPADTAAQISQLQKELESSIGGLKGRIAATSKDLSHEKAKALTEEPVETLTEKQEALDIQLSLLNQEIGKLKQVLHNDSLTRDKFTEIAKQIEMQKLEFTRWNNLNAMIGSSDGKKFSRFAQGLTLTRLTDLANLHLQKLSDRYQIFKSTENDLELLIVDGYQADVIRPMASLSGGESFLVSLALALGLSDLASHKVQINSLFIDEGFGTLDAETLDIAITALENLQAKGKSIGIISHVEALKERIGTQIQLSKQPGGVSKIKVTEYGKELFEA encoded by the coding sequence ATGAAAATCCTGAGCGTCAAATTTTTAAATCTAAATTCACTGAGCGGAGCTCATGAAATTCGTTTTGATAAAGCTCCATTTACCGATAGCGGATTGTTTGCGATAACAGGTCCTACTGGTGCGGGAAAAACGACCCTGCTGGATGCGATCACCGTTGCATTATACGGGAGGGTACACCGGCATGAGAAGGACGTTGAAGAAACCATGTCGCGCCACACAGCAGAAAGTTACGCTGAAGTTGAATTTGAAGTAAAGGATAAAATCTATCGTGCAAAGTGGTCACAAAAACGAGCACGTGGTAAAATAGACGGTAATTTGCTCGGTGAAAAGATGGAGCTGTCGGAGGTGTCAACAGGCAAAATCTTGGGCGACCATACGCTAAAAAATACTAAGGCAGCCATCGTTGAACTTTCCGGGCTGGATTATCACCAGTTTCTTCGCTCGGTAATCCTATCGCAGGGCGATTTCACCAAGTTCCTGAAAGCTAATGAAAATGAGCGCAGCGAATTACTGGAGAAAATTACCGATACCGGAATTTATTCCAAAATATCCAGTTACATTTTCATAAGGCAAAGAATTGAAAAAGAGAAGCTTGACAGTCTAACGGAAAAGCTAGAAGATACCGTAGTGCTGTCGGCCGAGGAACTCCAAAGCCACCACGCCAGACTAACCGAATTGGGTATTAACGAAAAAAATCAAAAAGCGGAAGTTGCAAAGATCCAAAGCCAAATAACCTGGGTAGCTGCTATTAACAACTTGACAAAGAATGTCGAGCAGCAAGTGGCGGAATTGTCCGAAAAAGAAACCCTGCATATAGAAAAACAAAAAGACTTTCACGCCCTAACCCAGCATGAACTGGCCGTGGGGTTCAGACCCCAATTGATAGAGATCAAAACTATCAGGGAGCAGGCCGATGGCATTCATTCGGAGTTAGGCAAGTTAACTGATGCGTTACCGGGTTATCAAGCATCAGCAGAAACAGCGTTGTCCGAATTGCAATTGGCCGTAACCACTGCCGGACAAGCACAAGAGGAATTGACTGCGAAAGGGCCTTTACTGGAAAAGATAAGCCGAATGGACACCGGTTTGCAGAGTTTATCCCGGCAAGTTGGGCAACTTAAAATTTCCGTACAACAGGCCAAGCAAATCGTTGATGATCTGAAATTTAAAAAGGAGCAGCGAGTGCTGACCGCCGGGCAACTGGTCGAACAGATTTCCCAGTTGGAAAATTGGTTGCTTGAAAACGAAAAAGACAAAGGGCTGGAAGCCAGTATTGCCACGTTAAAACAATATCAACAGCGCTTAAACGAACAGGAGACAGGTATCCAAGGTCTTATCGCTCAAAAAGGCCAGGCTCAACTGGCAGAGCAAACAGCATTGCATCAGGCGGAACAGAACGAGGCCGAAATTACAAAGTACGGAAAAGAGCTGAAAGAAAAACAATTGCTGGTCGATAGCCTAACCATAGAATTGGGCAAAGTATTAGATGGAAAGACACGGGAGTCTATAGCAGATGATTGCCTACAACTGCCTTCTATCGTGCAATTATATGAGCAGCAACACCGTACAGCGATAAATTATAATAACTTATTAATACAACGGTATGAATTAACCAATGCTATTGCGAATTTAAAAAGCGGTGTTGACCAAAAAACATCCGCTTTGAAAACCCTGGAGAGCGAATATAAGAGCGCCAAAGAACAACTAGCCGATCTCCGGGAATTAGTTCTCATCCAAGAACGTATCCATAAATATGAGGCCGACAGGGACACTTTGAAGGATGGTGAACCATGTCCGCTTTGCGGCGCAGTTCATCACCCCTATATAACTGATCAGGTGGGAGCCCGGATCACGCTGGCAGAGCAAAAACGAAACGACCAGGAAACCCTGGTCAACAAACTGTCGCAACAGCTACAGGACGCCGCTTTAGCGCTTAATACGCAGGCTGTGACAATGTCAGGAAAGGAAAAGGAGCTTACTGGTGTCAGCGGAACGTTAACCGCCTTGCAGGATGAATTTTCAGTCGATAATGTCAAATTGCCTACGTCTTTAGCTATTGATAAACCTGAAGAAATAATTGTGGTGATATCGGCAAAACAAAAACTTCTGGACGCACTCAAAAACCAAATGTTAACGGTTGGAACTACTGAAAAGCAATTACAAACGGCACAAAATAGTTATGCAACTGCCAAGCAAAAACTTCAGGACGCTCAAGGTGAGTCCTTAATGATAGCAGAGAGAATAAACCGGTATCAGGCGGAATTGGCGAGGGTAGCTGATTTGCTTGTCGAAACAAATCAAAAAAGAGAAAGCGTCCGCAGTTTGATCACAAATCTGCTTCAACCACTTGGGCTATCTATTGAAGAACCCCGGTCTGAACAAATCCTGATCAACCGGGCCGCTACTTATGCAAAATCCACCCAGGATGTACAGCAACTTCTGGTACAACAATCGGCGTTGAAATCAGAGATTGCAAGTATTGAAACAACCTTAAACATACGTCAAACCGAATGGGAAACTGCTGGCGGTAATCTAAAATCGGAAGAAAATCAGCTACAGCGAAAACGCTCGGAGCGAACTGGTTTATTTGGTGATAAAGACCCTATCGTTGAAAGAAGCCGACTTGAACAAGCGGTTAGCGTCGCAATAAAACAAAAAGACACCGCTCAGGAAAATCGGCAGCATAAAAAGCAGCTTGCCGACCAGACCGCCGGTAGAATCGCTGAGGAAAAAAATGAACATGCGTCGCTCCTCAGTAAATTGGAAAATTTGAACACAAACTTACTGGCACTTCTTAATGAAAAAGGAATAACAGACATCTCCACGCTGCAAACCTTATTCTTACCGGCGGATACAGCGGCGCAAATAAGCCAGTTGCAAAAAGAGCTGGAATCGAGTATAGGAGGCTTAAAAGGGCGTATAGCGGCAACGAGCAAGGATCTGTCACATGAAAAAGCAAAGGCACTGACGGAAGAACCAGTTGAAACGCTTACAGAAAAGCAGGAAGCCCTTGATATACAACTTTCATTGTTAAATCAAGAGATTGGGAAGCTGAAACAAGTCCTGCATAATGATAGCTTGACGAGGGACAAGTTCACCGAGATCGCAAAGCAAATCGAGATGCAAAAATTAGAATTTACTCGCTGGAACAATTTAAACGCCATGATCGGTTCCTCAGACGGTAAAAAATTCAGCCGTTTCGCGCAGGGCCTGACACTTACCCGCCTGACCGATCTCGCCAATTTACACTTGCAAAAGTTGAGTGATCGCTATCAAATATTTAAAAGCACTGAAAATGACCTGGAGTTATTAATTGTAGACGGTTATCAAGCTGACGTCATCCGGCCGATGGCCAGTTTATCAGGAGGCGAAAGTTTTCTCGTCAGCCTGGCATTGGCGTTAGGGCTTTCGGACTTAGCCAGCCATAAAGTACAGATAAACTCTTTGTTCATTGATGAAGGCTTTGGCACACTTGATGCTGAAACCCTTGACATTGCGATCACCGCGCTGGAAAATCTCCAGGCGAAAGGTAAATCAATCGGAATCATTTCTCACGTGGAGGCCTTAAAAGAGCGTATTGGGACCCAAATACAATTGAGCAAACAGCCCGGAGGTGTAAGTAAAATCAAGGTAACTGAATATGGTAAGGAATTATTTGAGGCGTAA
- a CDS encoding AAA family ATPase, which translates to MSNAINELIKLNFDEREWICELRNKVCEHGVLSEDDVQTAFDKLNSDIKLSGIVLPDTTGTTVAANKTLYKLYENTNAAGLYDNKHITFSPSFTLIYGKNGSGKTSYYKILKDAFHSSQDIIGNIYQVSAIPSTAKIDFVDKKKHRANQLKGITAGFPDPSAFTIEWLAGKQNPSHIKFCDDRILSSSLSKKDSGWSVDRYKLGYYDTLRSSVEEVEKKYNEHLTGLNARYSENFEILIKGLKSDAEKSIKKFLLANKDVVKPLTDKLEELSKLTLETDHLIKKGDLQRTTNMSVEDLTDKIDLATIRSNAIVKIQAYIDELISIYKEVKAVNDRIEQVAKLKKSLDFSKFNQFKLLFDPQVNKDKYVELLQKIAETALTFGFDNYPDEVEKCFYCNQELPDENKSLIKDIHQLIDNEVNKEITQLQTLLRRYQSKVDKMLQTKAELITIASLGEIYQTADQAMIDFGQWQNQRFDPTELNLLKIDLDDLKPIHVNFEIIVIQLNDLLDMVQSEGYVIRHDLGDLKGRLLAIETLKKEARENLALLEDKEFCVNQKVLIEGLLKSLEDIKTCKKSGSNFQSYKMKISKDKGRVEEELIRNNYLQSFNKNLAYFEIARRDNIKRPFSNPVGTSKIDAKIEANNKSFSVSAILSEGEAKVYSICDWLTELEFDDKEILVFDDPITSLDDSNIYKVVDKIIDLSKAYQVVVFTHNFEFYHRLIQKSLGSSSMHKAKCGLCEHSSEADQCAGKLPGSTGIHKCATYYIIEHALQPGMVKEEVIFMTLDWEERIKIIRDNLIAGDITQADKHLRTTINNFFERFVLNDIKRQVYRNNDLIKEWRGMRDISEVDYNILMEVHNKISAEGTIHESSPEVRTALDVRGYIAEFNKAVRAINNIRSFNNPSAPAPIAEI; encoded by the coding sequence ATGAGTAATGCAATAAATGAGTTAATCAAACTCAATTTTGACGAGCGTGAATGGATTTGTGAACTTAGGAACAAAGTCTGTGAGCATGGCGTCTTATCCGAAGATGATGTCCAAACAGCATTCGATAAACTGAATTCTGACATTAAATTATCTGGTATTGTATTACCGGATACTACAGGTACTACAGTCGCTGCAAATAAAACATTATATAAACTTTATGAAAACACTAATGCCGCTGGTCTTTATGATAATAAACACATAACGTTCAGCCCGAGTTTTACCCTCATCTACGGCAAAAATGGAAGCGGAAAGACGAGTTATTATAAAATCCTGAAGGATGCATTTCATAGTAGCCAGGATATTATCGGCAACATTTACCAAGTCTCGGCAATACCATCAACCGCTAAAATAGATTTTGTAGACAAAAAGAAACACCGGGCAAATCAGTTGAAAGGAATTACGGCCGGGTTTCCTGATCCAAGTGCGTTTACCATCGAATGGTTGGCTGGTAAGCAAAACCCATCTCATATAAAATTCTGCGACGACCGGATATTATCCAGCTCACTTTCGAAAAAAGATTCTGGCTGGAGTGTAGATCGTTATAAACTTGGATATTATGATACTTTGCGCTCATCGGTAGAAGAGGTCGAAAAAAAGTACAATGAACACCTGACAGGATTGAACGCCCGATACTCAGAAAATTTTGAGATACTAATTAAGGGTTTAAAATCGGATGCAGAAAAATCTATAAAGAAGTTCTTGTTAGCCAATAAAGATGTCGTTAAACCGCTGACAGATAAACTCGAAGAGTTATCTAAATTGACTTTAGAGACGGATCATTTAATCAAGAAAGGAGACTTACAGCGCACTACCAATATGTCGGTTGAAGACTTAACCGATAAGATTGACCTTGCCACGATACGTTCTAATGCAATCGTTAAAATTCAGGCCTACATTGACGAACTAATTTCGATCTACAAAGAAGTTAAAGCAGTAAATGATCGGATTGAACAGGTTGCAAAACTCAAGAAAAGTCTGGATTTTTCTAAATTCAACCAATTTAAACTACTCTTTGACCCACAAGTCAATAAGGACAAGTACGTAGAATTACTACAAAAGATCGCTGAAACCGCCCTGACCTTTGGTTTTGATAATTATCCGGATGAAGTTGAGAAATGCTTCTATTGTAACCAGGAGTTGCCCGATGAAAATAAATCATTAATAAAGGATATTCATCAGCTTATTGACAATGAAGTAAATAAGGAGATCACTCAGTTACAAACTTTACTGAGGCGATATCAGAGTAAAGTCGATAAAATGCTTCAAACCAAAGCTGAATTGATAACTATTGCTTCTTTAGGGGAAATCTATCAGACAGCAGACCAGGCAATGATAGATTTTGGCCAATGGCAAAATCAAAGATTTGATCCCACTGAACTTAATCTTCTAAAAATTGATTTGGATGACTTAAAACCAATCCATGTAAATTTTGAAATCATAGTGATTCAATTAAATGATTTGCTTGATATGGTTCAATCAGAAGGCTACGTTATCCGGCATGACCTTGGGGATTTAAAAGGAAGATTGCTCGCTATCGAAACTTTGAAAAAGGAAGCCAGAGAAAATCTTGCCTTATTAGAGGATAAAGAATTTTGTGTAAATCAAAAAGTGTTGATTGAAGGCCTGCTCAAAAGTTTGGAAGATATTAAAACCTGTAAAAAATCAGGTAGCAATTTCCAGTCCTATAAAATGAAAATTTCAAAGGATAAAGGCCGTGTAGAAGAAGAACTTATCAGGAACAATTATTTGCAGTCTTTCAACAAAAACCTTGCGTATTTCGAGATCGCCCGGCGGGATAATATCAAACGTCCATTTTCTAATCCGGTTGGAACCAGCAAAATTGATGCAAAAATTGAGGCCAATAATAAATCATTTTCAGTATCTGCTATACTCAGTGAAGGCGAAGCAAAAGTGTACTCAATTTGTGATTGGTTAACCGAGTTAGAATTCGATGATAAAGAGATTCTTGTTTTCGATGATCCAATTACGTCGCTCGATGATTCCAACATTTACAAAGTTGTTGACAAAATAATTGACCTCAGCAAAGCATATCAAGTAGTCGTGTTTACACATAATTTCGAATTTTATCACCGCCTTATACAAAAGTCACTAGGTAGTTCATCTATGCACAAAGCAAAATGTGGGTTGTGTGAACACAGTTCCGAAGCAGACCAATGTGCTGGAAAACTACCAGGTTCCACAGGAATTCATAAGTGTGCGACCTATTATATAATCGAACACGCACTTCAACCAGGAATGGTTAAAGAGGAAGTAATATTCATGACTTTAGATTGGGAAGAACGAATTAAAATAATCAGAGATAATTTAATTGCCGGAGATATTACGCAGGCAGATAAGCATTTAAGGACGACAATTAATAATTTTTTTGAAAGATTTGTACTAAACGACATTAAAAGGCAAGTTTATAGAAATAACGACCTTATTAAAGAATGGAGGGGTATGCGTGATATTAGCGAGGTTGACTATAACATATTGATGGAGGTGCACAACAAGATTTCAGCTGAAGGGACAATTCATGAATCGAGCCCCGAGGTACGGACAGCGTTGGATGTACGAGGGTATATTGCGGAATTTAATAAAGCAGTGCGCGCAATAAACAATATAAGGAGTTTTAATAACCCGTCTGCGCCAGCCCCAATTGCTGAAATATAA
- a CDS encoding DUF4238 domain-containing protein — MDQHYLPRCYMNEFANPGGNLFSLNNELFKYGKRGYIQSKSPAQICYVPDYYTLDMQIPPTFQHLNQEDPLVIERELFWKYENQYPATLDKIKNRISLSHAEAEVFIKGLISMKLRNKYIRDEYSGEQHQRMLQKIFSEDLIRTVYDARKHYPNANDQEILDTIESVRIRATEDPDFIKMIHLTGLIDRERNPDSVINAAASKLLRAKWILHESDLSSTFITTDNPGYCVDSQDRINNIKLADCTLFFPLTPLLCLMISDRVNDEELPSNLLNKRLHYRPVNANFINQVNQGSLQYFSRYVLAQTRQTLNAIAAMITLHNQQFSQ; from the coding sequence ATGGACCAGCATTACCTCCCCAGGTGTTATATGAATGAATTTGCAAACCCCGGCGGCAATTTGTTCTCGCTCAATAATGAACTCTTTAAATACGGGAAACGGGGTTATATACAATCCAAATCACCCGCACAAATTTGCTATGTTCCTGATTATTATACCTTGGACATGCAAATTCCACCAACCTTCCAGCACCTCAATCAAGAAGATCCATTGGTTATTGAACGTGAACTGTTCTGGAAATATGAAAATCAGTACCCCGCTACGCTGGACAAGATCAAAAACCGTATTTCTTTATCCCATGCGGAAGCCGAAGTGTTTATCAAAGGGTTAATCTCCATGAAGTTAAGGAACAAATACATCCGTGATGAATATTCCGGAGAACAACATCAGCGGATGTTGCAAAAGATATTTAGCGAAGATTTGATCCGAACGGTTTATGACGCACGCAAACATTACCCTAATGCCAACGATCAGGAAATTCTGGACACGATTGAATCTGTGAGAATAAGAGCAACCGAAGACCCTGATTTTATCAAGATGATTCATTTGACGGGCCTAATTGACCGGGAAAGAAACCCGGACAGTGTGATCAATGCCGCCGCTTCCAAATTACTTCGGGCTAAATGGATATTACATGAATCGGATCTGTCTTCAACTTTTATCACAACGGATAATCCCGGTTATTGTGTCGATAGTCAGGATAGGATTAATAATATCAAACTGGCCGACTGCACACTTTTTTTCCCGCTAACCCCTTTACTTTGCCTGATGATCAGCGACCGGGTAAATGACGAGGAATTACCCAGCAACCTACTGAACAAACGGTTACACTACCGGCCTGTTAATGCAAATTTTATCAACCAGGTAAATCAGGGTTCCCTTCAATATTTTAGCCGCTATGTATTAGCGCAAACTCGACAGACGCTGAATGCCATCGCAGCGATGATTACTCTGCACAACCAGCAATTTTCTCAGTAG
- a CDS encoding exonuclease SbcCD subunit D C-terminal domain-containing protein, translated as MRILHTADWHLGKRMEQFDRTEEHQDFLDWLIDKLKSEKIDVLIVAGDIFDSGAPSNTALEQYYHFLRNVKDTDCHDVVIVGGNHDSISTLNAPKALLKYFNVHIVGGVPEIFSDQVIPIYDKNKQIELVICAVPFLRDRDIRLSISGETTLEREARIKQGIVDHYQNLVEHIAVHKDNNIPVIATGHLYAAGASTSESEKDIHIGNLGQVAGDQFPKEFNYIALGHLHRPQKVNKMDYVRYSGSPIPLSFSENDDRKQVVIIEFGGGAVKIEELEVPCCRRLVRISGTLDSVRSQILILEDEGLKYPSWIELKIETNAFIPDLNEQLDKLKTGKPFIGHFFPRQLLIRPSQQIQQLTTEAMALNDLDPKSVFLKKCEAVYGNTKQPELIATFQEALEALQQEGDL; from the coding sequence ATGAGAATACTACATACAGCAGACTGGCATTTAGGTAAACGAATGGAACAGTTCGACCGGACTGAGGAACATCAGGATTTCCTGGACTGGTTGATCGACAAACTAAAATCAGAAAAGATAGACGTCCTGATAGTAGCAGGTGATATTTTTGATTCCGGTGCACCCTCAAATACCGCGCTTGAACAGTATTATCATTTTCTAAGGAACGTAAAAGATACTGATTGTCATGATGTGGTAATCGTCGGGGGTAACCATGATTCCATTAGCACCTTAAATGCGCCCAAAGCGCTGCTGAAATATTTTAACGTGCATATTGTGGGTGGTGTGCCGGAAATTTTCAGCGATCAAGTAATACCCATTTACGATAAAAATAAACAAATAGAACTGGTGATCTGTGCCGTCCCGTTTCTTCGTGACAGGGATATCCGGCTTTCCATATCGGGCGAGACAACTTTAGAGCGAGAAGCGCGGATCAAACAAGGCATCGTGGATCATTACCAAAACTTGGTTGAACACATTGCCGTTCATAAAGACAACAATATACCGGTTATAGCAACCGGACACCTTTATGCGGCCGGGGCCAGTACTTCAGAAAGTGAAAAAGATATTCATATAGGCAATCTCGGGCAGGTAGCCGGGGACCAATTTCCAAAAGAATTCAATTATATCGCCCTGGGGCACCTGCATCGGCCACAGAAAGTAAATAAAATGGACTATGTGCGTTATTCCGGTTCGCCTATACCATTGAGTTTTTCGGAGAATGACGACCGCAAACAAGTGGTCATTATTGAATTTGGCGGTGGGGCAGTTAAAATTGAAGAGCTTGAAGTGCCCTGTTGCCGCCGACTGGTACGGATCTCAGGAACACTTGATAGTGTCCGCAGCCAAATATTAATTCTGGAAGATGAGGGCCTAAAATACCCCTCCTGGATCGAGTTGAAGATCGAAACTAACGCATTTATTCCGGACCTGAATGAACAACTGGATAAGCTTAAAACCGGCAAGCCCTTTATCGGGCATTTTTTTCCGCGGCAATTATTGATCAGGCCTTCACAACAAATACAGCAGCTTACCACCGAGGCGATGGCACTCAATGATCTTGATCCAAAGTCGGTATTTCTTAAGAAATGCGAAGCCGTTTACGGCAATACGAAGCAGCCGGAACTAATTGCTACATTCCAGGAGGCCCTTGAGGCATTACAACAGGAGGGTGACTTATGA